In Rhodanobacteraceae bacterium, a single genomic region encodes these proteins:
- a CDS encoding serine/threonine protein kinase, with protein sequence MRRALEIACAALDEPESERRYWAESQCGQDADLRREVLALLAADESPDELLRGSKARVEPRDPWPGRLIGRYRVGERIGSGGMGTVYRAQPESGVGRRPVALKLIKRGMDSEEVLRRFLQERDILARLDHPNIARLLDGGMTADERPWFAMELIAGEPLLAWCDRRELPLRQRIELLQICAAVAYAHQNLVVHRDIKPGNVLVTADGQVKLLDFGIAKLIDADGDAVTRSVIALMTPDYAAPEQLQRGPITTQTDVYLLGLLLFELLTGLRWESGAATAGESLPRLQAAFSGRHARQDPQRIDLAARRRCSVPVLARQLTGDLERIARRALATRPDERYASVTALADDLNRHLRGEAVLAREGDWRYRLGRFVWRHRMPVAASLAVLLALAVGVVATLRESARLRIAEARLETSLTMLEDVFLGADPYLAKGGDTRATDLLAGVRERLQNETELPPALAARLWSKLGSAYVSLDEREQAEAALQRVLTLAGAARSCRTGACVDSDPEGTAVLVAAAQARLAHFRLVLDRQDDALPSLQQAISTLRDSGPAGRLPLADALSFLNDYELVEGRYEALDARNLEIIGLVRSAAGDVAAQTIMVIGVRASTLRATGHSDLAEAPAAEAMDLARRLGEQTPAAIRLYAEQQYAGVLTDLGRSGEAEPVLQHAFQRAVALRGLDSVIAQGLGWELANAHAELGRFELARDEYRQLLAHSGPIKSANVAAVHNALGLALLANGESEAGASELEQAAEVFCASDASTPPCIAITLNRIEAALRLDQRPQAEAWLNDMRDGALALGGRAATRWHLLAARRALLHGDLSNAGAELALSQRALPDGAGPIDQARWLEQEAALAEAGGKPDLAVSRLRQAEALYQSRWVGTAFPLRQIQADLERLQSRAQATTR encoded by the coding sequence ATGCGCCGGGCGCTTGAGATCGCCTGCGCAGCACTGGATGAGCCTGAGTCGGAACGGCGTTACTGGGCCGAGTCCCAATGCGGCCAGGATGCAGATCTGCGCAGGGAGGTCCTTGCCTTGTTGGCGGCCGACGAGTCGCCGGACGAGCTCTTGCGCGGCAGCAAGGCTCGGGTCGAGCCGCGGGATCCCTGGCCAGGCCGCCTGATCGGGCGCTACCGGGTTGGCGAACGAATCGGCAGCGGCGGCATGGGTACCGTCTATCGGGCGCAGCCGGAGTCTGGCGTGGGGCGCAGGCCGGTTGCTTTGAAGCTGATCAAGCGCGGCATGGACAGCGAGGAGGTCCTGCGCCGCTTCCTGCAAGAGCGCGACATCCTGGCGCGGCTGGACCACCCCAACATCGCGCGCTTGCTCGATGGCGGCATGACCGCCGACGAGCGGCCCTGGTTCGCCATGGAATTGATCGCGGGTGAGCCGTTGCTGGCCTGGTGCGATCGGCGGGAACTGCCCCTGCGTCAACGCATCGAGCTGCTGCAGATCTGCGCCGCAGTAGCTTATGCGCATCAGAATCTGGTCGTGCACCGCGACATCAAGCCGGGGAATGTGCTGGTCACCGCCGATGGCCAGGTCAAGCTGCTCGACTTCGGTATCGCCAAGTTGATCGACGCCGATGGCGACGCGGTCACCCGCAGCGTCATCGCGCTGATGACCCCCGACTACGCAGCGCCAGAGCAGCTGCAGCGCGGCCCGATCACGACGCAGACCGATGTCTATCTGCTTGGACTGCTGCTGTTTGAGCTGCTGACCGGTCTGCGCTGGGAGTCCGGCGCGGCCACCGCTGGCGAGTCCTTGCCGCGTCTGCAGGCCGCCTTCAGTGGCAGGCACGCCAGGCAGGACCCGCAACGGATCGACCTGGCTGCCCGACGGCGCTGCTCGGTACCCGTGCTGGCGCGGCAGCTGACAGGTGATCTGGAACGGATCGCCCGCCGCGCGCTGGCCACACGACCCGACGAGCGCTACGCCAGCGTGACCGCATTGGCCGACGACCTGAACCGCCACCTGCGTGGCGAGGCGGTACTGGCGCGAGAGGGTGATTGGCGCTATCGACTGGGCCGCTTCGTGTGGCGCCATCGGATGCCGGTGGCCGCCTCGTTGGCAGTGCTGCTGGCGCTGGCGGTTGGTGTCGTGGCGACCTTGCGCGAGTCCGCCCGGCTGCGTATCGCCGAGGCGCGGCTGGAGACCTCGCTGACGATGCTCGAGGACGTCTTCCTGGGCGCTGATCCCTATCTGGCCAAAGGCGGCGACACCCGCGCGACCGATCTGCTGGCCGGCGTCCGCGAGCGGCTGCAGAACGAGACGGAGCTGCCACCTGCACTGGCCGCACGCCTGTGGTCCAAATTGGGTTCGGCCTACGTTTCCCTCGACGAGCGGGAACAGGCCGAGGCTGCCTTGCAGCGAGTCCTGACCCTGGCAGGTGCAGCGCGCTCCTGTCGAACGGGTGCCTGCGTGGATTCGGACCCCGAGGGCACCGCGGTGCTGGTCGCTGCCGCGCAAGCCCGACTGGCGCATTTCCGGTTGGTGCTCGATCGCCAGGACGATGCCCTGCCGTCGCTGCAGCAGGCGATCAGCACATTGCGCGACAGCGGCCCTGCGGGTCGACTGCCTCTGGCCGATGCCCTGAGTTTTCTCAATGACTACGAGTTAGTTGAGGGTCGCTATGAGGCCCTGGATGCTCGCAACCTCGAAATAATCGGGCTGGTCCGTTCGGCGGCAGGCGATGTGGCCGCCCAGACCATCATGGTCATCGGCGTTCGAGCATCGACCTTGCGTGCCACCGGCCATAGTGACCTGGCCGAGGCACCGGCCGCCGAGGCCATGGACCTGGCCCGACGCCTGGGTGAACAAACCCCTGCTGCCATACGCCTGTATGCCGAGCAGCAATACGCCGGCGTACTGACGGACCTGGGGCGTTCGGGCGAGGCGGAGCCGGTGCTGCAACACGCCTTCCAGCGCGCCGTTGCACTGCGCGGTCTGGACAGCGTGATCGCCCAGGGGTTGGGATGGGAACTGGCCAATGCGCATGCCGAATTGGGGCGGTTCGAGCTGGCCCGAGATGAGTATCGCCAGTTGCTGGCCCATTCGGGTCCTATCAAGAGTGCCAATGTCGCCGCGGTTCACAACGCGCTCGGGTTGGCGTTGCTCGCCAATGGGGAATCAGAAGCCGGAGCCAGCGAGCTCGAGCAAGCGGCCGAGGTTTTCTGCGCCAGCGACGCATCAACGCCCCCTTGCATCGCCATCACCTTGAACCGGATAGAGGCGGCACTGCGCCTCGATCAGCGCCCGCAGGCCGAGGCCTGGCTGAACGACATGCGCGACGGGGCGCTGGCTCTGGGGGGGCGAGCCGCAACGCGCTGGCACTTGCTCGCCGCTCGTCGGGCGCTGTTGCACGGTGATCTCAGCAATGCCGGTGCGGAACTGGCACTGAGTCAAAGAGCTTTGCCGGATGGCGCCGGGCCAATCGACCAGGCTCGCTGGCTGGAGCAGGAAGCCGCGCTGGCGGAAGCAGGGGGCAAGCCGGACCTCGCCGTCAGTCGCCTGCGGCAAGCCGAGGCCTTGTATCAATCCCGGTGGGTGGGAACCGCATTCCCCTTGCGCCAGATCCAGGCGGACCTGGAACGGCTGCAATCCAGGGCGCAGGCCACCACACGGTAG